The Euwallacea similis isolate ESF13 chromosome 12, ESF131.1, whole genome shotgun sequence region aaattataaataaatggtCATTGGAAACAACGTTGCCTTTATTATCAATTAAGCGCACCCTATCGCTATCGCCATCTAGCGCAATGCCAAGATCACATCCATACTCCTTCACAACGTCAATTAATTGAGCGAGATTTTTTTCCTCTATGGGATCTGGATCATGCAGTGGAAATGTCCCATCTATAGAATTATTGGTTACGATGTGCGTATGACCAGGCAAGATCTTTTCAATATACCTTATGATTCCACTTGCTGGACTATTTCCACAATCCCaggctatttttaatttctgtgTAGTATTATTCTTCACTGCACTTTTTAATATGCGAATGTACTCActatatatatttatgttaattaagCTTCCAATTCTTGTGCTGTTTTTAATTGGACTGCttataatttcctttatcTCTTGATCTGAGAagacttttttattactaaaaaatttaaagccaTTATATTCGCTGGGGTTATGAGAGGCAGTTATTATGATACCAAGATCCGCCTGTGTGATTTGTGTTGCAGCGTAAAGCATAGGTGAAGAGCATAGTCCAACGCGTATAACATTTGCACCGGATAAAGTTAAGCCCCTAATTAATTCTCTTTCTATACCTGGTGAATCTATTCTACTATCGTAGCCGACACAAACATTAGCTACGGTTTGGCCAAACTTTCTGCCTATTTCGTACCCATCATTAATCTGCAAATCTTTGCCTATTATACCTCTAATATCGTATTTTCTTATAATGGTATTGTCCATACTGTACTTCTTGAAGTGACTACTATATAACATTTTGGCCAAATGCACAAGTTTATTTATCAAACAATTAGTTgactttttaaagaaatctgTTAATATTATAGCATGctttctaaaaatgtaaaattatgcCGTGGGAAaacgaaaatgtatttatagCTGAAAGTCAAAGCTTAGATGTGGATGAACAgaagaaaaatgatattttaagtGTCATTGAATCTTGCAACGATCTTCaggattttataaaaaaactaaaggaaGAAAATCTCATCTGGTACTTTATTGGTCCTTTACGCAAAAATGAGAACATTACAGGAcagataaatttaaagtggGAAAAGGAGTTCCAAAAATTTGAGCAATCAATAGACGCAATGCATAAAGAACTTAAGTCGTCTCTGCCTGGTCAAAATTTCTTAGTGTATCCAACAAAGGATAATGACTtcaaaattagatttgaaaatgaagaaaaaccaATAGAAATTAGCAATATTTTAAGGACCAGCAGTGAAGGTAAGGTTTATAATATATCTTTAGGGAAAGATAGTCAAATAACCGCAAGCAAGAAAAATGGTAATGAGAGGCACTATGATTTTACTGGTTCAAGCTCATGTGAAATGACCATTAATTGGCAGGCTAAGGATTCTGAAGGTAACAGCATAGACTGTAGCATGACCGTGAAATTGGATTCTGGtggtatacagagtgttattGGTGAGCCAAAATTTGGAGGAATAACGAGTTCAGAAGAAGTATTAAAGTTAGTTGgacaaaataaagaagtttttatcAACAGAAAAACTCTGTATCAAGCTTTTACTGATATAGGTCAAGATATGGACAGTCTCGAGCCCACACAAGATCTATCATCGCAATTGCCTACACCAAGCAGCAGTGGGTATTCCTCTCCTAGCACACCTTCTTCACGTAGAAGTTCTTCTTCTGTTGAAAGCGAGATTGGTGATGAAGAGTCTGAAATCACTGATGAATACATTGACGACGACTACGATGAACAAGAAATACACAAAGATTATAAGAAAAAGTATAAACAAGAAGGATTAAAAGGTGTAGATGAGgctataaatgaaattaacaaactTGCAGAGCAGCGTGACAATCTAAGCTTAGAACGTGACTCCTTGAGAGATAAAGTTAATGAACAACAGCGAGTGATATTTGAAAGAGATCAAAGAATAAAGGAGCAAGATGCTTCTATTAAGTCACTTATAGAGAAACTCGAAAAATTAGAAGAACTTAATCAAAAGATAGAAAAAGAAGGTGATACACAAATAAGCGAATTAAGTGAAGAAAAGCAAACTGGGGAAGAAGAAGCTGAAAGACTTAAAGCTGAATTAAAAAGGATGACGCAAGAATTAGCTTGgaagaatcaaaatattgaGCAGTTAACACAAAAGATAGAGAAAGAACTGCAGGATAAAAATGATGTAATAGAAAGCTTAAATGATAAGTTGAAAGATAAAGAAGATGAAGTTCAATCAGTAAATGGGATAAATAAAGAACTACAGAAGAAATTGAAGCAAAGTGAAGCTAATTTAACTGTACTAGAGAAAAAGAGTGCAAATTTGGAGAATGATCTGAAGAAAATAGTGGAAGGTTTAAAGGATGATCATAAAAAGCAGTTGGCAGAACAGTTAATGgaaacaaaaaaggaaaacaatacATTGGCTGAAACGGCGAGCCAATTGTCTAaagaattaaatgaattaCAGAGAGAAAAGGAAGATTTAGAGAGGGAAATTCGACAACTTGAACCTGGAAGATCACTTGCAGATGAGCTAAGCGAAGAAAATACGAAGAGGGAAATAGAAAAACTTCAATATCAACTTAAGGAAAAGGAAGGGATGTTAACGTGTACACAGGAAGAGCTGGCATCTGTCAAAGAGAGTCTAGAGCAACTGCAGAACATATTACAGCAGGAAAAAGGTCAGGCAACTCAAACTGAAGTTGAATATGAAAGTAGAGGAACAAGCATGCAGCAGCAAGACCAAGGTATACAAGCTGTAAATGTAATAGTTTAGACTTGATCTGACAGGCATGAATTATCTGACAGAAGAATCGACGAAGTCAAAACCGATATCAGAATCTGTTTTAAtgttatcaatatttttttggtaagcAATATGCATACTATCAAAAAAGGTCTGCATAGGAGTCTTACCATAGCAATACTTACCGGAATGAGGTCTAGCTCTGTTGTAAGAATGCAACCAATGATCGACATCTAACTGAAGCTCCTCCAAAGTACTATAAATCTTTTTCCTAAAGATAATATTGTAACATTCATCTTGCATAGTTCTATGAAACCTTTCACATATACCATTAGTCTGTGGAGAATAAGCTTTGGTTCTAGAATGATCAATATTTTCTACTCCCAAATATAACTGGTACGCATGATTCCCTGGTTTGCCACAATACTCTGTACCACGATCAGTTAAAATGCGTAGCAATGGAACTTTCTGTTCATCAAAAAATGGTATAACTCTATCATTGAGAAGATCTGCAGCTGTGATAGCAGTTTTCTCCGTATAAAGCTTAGCGAAGGCCACTCTAGAGTAGGTGTCAATAAAAGTTTGTTGATAAATTCTTCCAATACCTTTGATATTGCCTACATAATAGGTATCTTGACTACCTAAGTATCCAGGGTGTTGTGTCTCAATTTCGCCATTGGCTTCTTTTTGTTCCTTAGTTTTTTCTAAAGCAGCAACTTGCTCCTCTGTTAAAATTATACCGTCTTGGACCACCTTTGCTTCCAGGGCTTTCAatctctttttaaaattttcgagaTCGTTTCTTTGCCATATTGACCTTATCCCACTAGCAGATATTAGAattccttttttctttaattcatTAGCTGCTCTTTCTTGTCCATATGCTGGAAACTCTACTGCTATTTTAACTACTGCTTCTTCTGTATCCTTTGGTACTCTATTGGCAAGTAATGGTTTGCTTTTGTTTATCTCATATAATGCTTTTTCCCCTCCTGTTTCATACAGCTCTTTGAAGCGGTAAAATGTATCCCTTGAATATCCCATTACTTTACACGCCTGGGATACATTTCCTAATTGCTTTGCAAGTTCTAGCAACCCCAACTTtggttttagtattttttcttgtgtTGTACTCATATCTGACActcctttaaaatttatttatatttttatcttacTTTATTAATCTGTCAGATCAAGTCTAAACTATTACATCTAATTGCATGTGTTGATGGTCTAAAAAGCTTTCCTACAGCAATAAACAGCGTATTTCCTAACGCAGAGGTACAGCTATGTATCGTGCatcaaataaggaatttactaaaatatgtatcgagcaaagatgtaaaagttttcatgaatgatttgaaaaaaatatatcgtgcTACAAGTAGAGAAATTGCTGAGAATTACTTACTTGAgctggaagaaaaatggggAGAAAAGTATCCATTGGTTGTAAAATCGTGGCAGaacaattgggaaaatttgtctGGTTATTTCAAGTATTCTGGCCCTGTTAGAAGCCTAATTTATACTACCAACCCAATTGAGGGGTTGCATAGACAGATcagaaaattcactaaaactaAGGGTTCATTTACCAGCACAAATGCCTTGTATAAACAGGTATATTGTGCTATAAAGAAAGCAGAGGAAAAATGGACTATGCCTGTACATGACTGGGCGTTAACCATCTCTCagcttgatattttctttcctggtagattgaaaattgagttgaattaaaaatgcggtttgacacagtttatttaacactcccaAACATGTTGCCGTCCACTTCCGCCTAACAAGTATAATGCGGCttgacaaatttattgtcATCTCAGACCGCGGAGAGAACCATATGCTACTTTTAACTTACGTGGAATTACCAAGGATTACGGAGAAGATATGCTGTTTTGATTTGTGTGAAAATTATTGTTGACTTATGTGCAATTAGAGAACCTAAGTCACTTTAGCTATAATTCAGAATTGAGAGCTTTTAATAACTCTCTAACTCCCACTTAGGTCTTGGTGCAAAATTGAGAGAATCTATATAGCTTTTCTGTAACATTTCAATTCCTGCCCATCCAACCATTATTGCATTATCTGTACATAGGTTGTTGggaggaaaaaatatgtttaagtttatgtgttgttttaatttttctctcaagAAATTATTTGCTGCAACTCCGCCGGTAATCACAAAGTCattgattttgatatttaaagaTTCGGCCATAATAATCGCATTACTAACCCTGTCCAGCAGTATGTCACTAATACACTCTTGAAACGAAGCACATACATCACACACATCTTGCTCGCTCATTTTAAGTTCTTGCACTAAGTTTTTTACTGCTGTTTTAATTCCAGAAAACGAAAAGTTACATCCAGAACGTTTTATCATTGCCCTTGGCAATTTAAATCTTGCACCATTGCCTTTTTTAGCtaacttttcaattaatgGCCCTCCGGGATAGCTTAAACCCAGCATCTTAGCAACTTTATCAAATGCTTCTCCTAGTGAATCATCGAGCGTTTCTccaagtttaatgtatttaccTACATCCtgtgcaattaaaaattgacagTGACCACCTGATATTAGTAGGactaaaaatggaaattttaccTCATGCAGTAACCTAATAACCAATGTATGCGCTTCTAAGTGATTCACTGCAATGAACGGTTTTTGTGCTACATGCGCAATTGCTTTAGCCATCATTGTACCAACTATTAATCCACCTATGAGTCCTGGTCCTGACGTTGCTGCAATTGCATTGAGGTCACAAAAGTTAAGGTTAGATTTTTCCACGACGCTTTTTATTAGACCACTTAAATGCTTCATATGAGCACGTGAAGCTATTTCAGGGATCACCCCACCACGTTTTTTGTGTTCTGCTTGGGAGAGAATTTCGTGAGCAAGGACTTGCTTGTCACTATTTACAATCGCTACTGCAGTTTCGTCGCAGCTTGTTTCAACAGCTAAAATGGTTTTCATGTATATTCGAGCACTTTATTATCAAAACTATATCTTGAAATGCTGTAGAAGTTAACTGCAAAGTTAACTTCTACAGCTAAAAGATTTACCGACAACCGTCATCCCGCTGCTTGTTAGCGGGATCTATACCGCGAATGAATCCACAACTGTACGAACGTTGTGATTTGAGAGCAATTTCCACTAGGAAGGTGTCATTCCAGTGCCTCTATgatgtcatcccagtgcttgacactgggatccagctttttcataatcatcaaaatgttgtatttttacataaaatggCTACTTTTATGCTTaccaacttaataaaattcctggatcccagtgtctgggcactgggatgacacccCACTGGTGGGAATTGCTCCCAAACTACAACGTTCGTACAGTTGTGGAATGAATCGCGGTATGACGGTTCGCGGCGGTATGACGTCTGGCCTGCACTATAAGCTAATCATCATCTCCAAATATAGAGCTAATTTTTTTGCCCCCAggagaaaatttattagtcCAACTGCTTTGCACTTTGGTTACGTCTTTAGTGGCAGTTTTATTGCTGTATTCCTTGATTTCCTTATCTATTCTCTCCATCATTTGTGGATCAAGGTAGCTCTTTTTCCATTGGTCAGTAGCAAGAAAAACTTTGTTTAAATCTTGAGTGCGGATTAAGTATTCTTTGTCTTTAGGGTAAACTTCCTGCGCCCAAGCAAATAGCTCAAAGTAGCGTGCAAATAATTCAGATGCGCGTGATTTTGCAGTTTGATAAGCCTGTATCTCCTTAAATATGACTTGGCCGATAATTTTCTGTACAAGAATATTTGACTGCTTTAAGTTCTGCTCAATATCTTGATAAACTTTATGGAGAAATTCCTGTTCTAAACTTAAGTTCAGTTCATTTTCAACCATATGTGAAAGTTCATGTACTATAATGTATGGGTTTGACCTTCTTAGCACAATAACATATCTATTTACACCGGAAGACCTGATTGTCTTACACACTCCCTCTTCCATATCCACTAATCCCTCTTGGTATATTTCAAATGAGAGCCTATTTTGCTTTATTAGTGACAAAGTGAGGTTTAATGTGTTTCTAAACTTCTCAAATTGATAGAGATATTCGACATACCGTATTGCATTTTCACTGCTTCCTACTCCCGTtgcttgttttattaaattcctgATTAGCATACCTTattattaaaggaattttttttatactcaAGAATTGATTGGCTACAAAGTGTTTTTAGGAAGCCTGATTGCATAGCTAAAGTAATTCATGTTTACTGATAACCGTCATCCCGCTGCTTGTCAGCGGGATCTATGGTGAGATACCGCGAATGAATCCAGTTATCTAAGTGGAGAAAGTCACCTCTCCCCACTCGACTTCAAAACCGGACTAGTGACTTTCACCACATCCGGCTTCTCTCTAACTTGGTGTTTGTCATACATACTTCTccatgtaattaacatttcaaagcttggtaaatttgtttttatagcttAAATACAGCATTCTCTATATTACTAGAGAAGTCGTATTCATTCATACCTAACACTTAATGTTGGCTCATAACATATTAACCACTACTCACAACTTTACCTTCCAAATTACAGTGTCCACGTCAGCATATCCTAAACATTACTTTAGGCCTTGGCTTCTTAGACAATCCCTCATTATAGGTGCATACGGGTGGCTCCCTGCTTAAAGAATAAGAGCATCTATAATGTTACTCCGTTCcatgaaattgtttcatgTTAGACTTAGGTTCCAACTTTTTGCCGGGAGATGGGAAACATCTTAATCAGACCAGTCAAGTTCTAATTATCCACTTTCTCCGTACCTTTTGGTCTATGCGTTAACCAACCTTATTTCGCATATCGTTCGTTACGACAATTCAGGCATTGGTTCCTCTCGTAACCATATCTAACTCTGTTTGCAGGAATTCACTATAAGGTTTAGTGTTACCTGCTTTTATCTCATGCTTGCATCCTAGAGGTTGCCACTCTCTAAAATGTGAGACATACATTACCCCCGATGTCTAGGGAAGATGGAATTTTACCATCACAAAATCACGACTTTCGGGTCGCACTAGCTGTACgaacattcatttttgaagGTAAATTGCACAGCAAAtggtgtcattccagtgctCTTTTTTTGTCATCCCAGTCTGGGATCTATTTTGCATGTAACTCCAATTGTGTTTTGGCATAAAACGCGACACGTATTAGACTTATTTGCAAGCAAAGCTTGCTAGATCCAAGTAGTCagggcactgggatgacagGGGAGGGAGGCTACTTGGATGACATCATAGGGgcactggaatgacaccaTAGGGGCACTGCCGTCATAAAGGAACCAGTGTCAGCTACTTGGATGACAGCTAGCCTAACAACCGTCATCCCGCTGCTTGTTAGCGGGATCTAGAGATACCGCGGGGttgtaaagtaattttttacatctaaTGCTCGGCCAGTGCCTGCATGATACCACGTATTATCTATACCAAGGTGTTCTGCTTGTAGATATTATACCAACAAtccactattttttttatgtcttgTGGTTTAGTTTCTGGACCTATACTGATTCTAATTGAACACTCTGCTTGCTCTTTTGTTGCCCCCATTGCAAGCAAAACATGGGAAGGCTCAACTTTTCCAGAAGAACATGCGGAGCCATTACTAACTGCAATATAATTCAAGTCAAAATGCATGAGCTGCACATCACTCTTTACTCCTGgcatataaataaaacttgtGTTTGGCAGCCTCTTAGAGTTTTTACCGAAGATTCTTATGTCACTGGCAAGatttaataattcacactCTAATTGATCGCGTAGCTCCTTTACTTCAtccatttttgataaaagatcTGGAATATTTTGCAGTGCAGCAGAAAGGCCTGCAATTGCAACAATATTTTCCGTACCACCACGAAATCCCTTCTCTTGTCCACCACCTATTATAATAGGTTCTATCGCAAGTtctttattgaatattaaaactCCACTGCCTGCTACACCGCCAAATTTATGGGCGGATAAAGTGAGTAAATCCACTCCTAAATCTTCcatattaactttaattttcccaACACTTTGAGCAGTGTCAGTGTGGCAAATTGCTCCAAACTTGTGTACTATTTTAGCTATTTCCTCAATAGGTTGAATAACTCCGGTTTCGTTATTTGCCATCATAACTGAAACTATTGCTTTGTTTCCTTTAAGTTCGCTTAGAATTTTTTCTAGCTCTAAAAAGTCAACAATGCCCTCCTGATTAACAGGTATTATATATGGATTACATGCAGAATTAAGAATTGAAGGATGCTCTATAGCTGAAATTATATGCAGGTAGCCTGCTATTCCTCTCATAACAAGGTTATTCGCTTCAGTTGCACCAGACGTAAAAACTATTTCTTTATCACTTGAGACGCCAATAGCACCACGTACGTTATCTCTTGCATCCTGAAGAATCTTCCTCGCTTCTTGTCCTCTTTTATGTAGTGATGATGGATTGAGCGTTTGTTTTAACAAGACCtcaaatatacttttttttacattttcactAATTGGAGCAGTTGCATTGTAATCAGCATATACGCAACCActattttctaaagaaaatgGACTCATCTGTCACTTAAATAAGTTTACCATCAACTATAACCATAACTATGTACGTTAGCTTTAACacgataaaaaatttattgcaaaaacaGCGAGattaatacataattaataactcACGTCATCAATACCTGTCAAGCGGGTTCTTATTAGGAGTTATCATggttgaagtttttttaaataatgcaaCAAGAAAGATAGAAGGTGAATACCACCAAAGCAAAGATGCCAACGTGCCGGTTGTGCTGGTTTTACATCATCATCCTCAATATGGTGGTAATATGGATAGTAAAATTGTACATAGTACATATACGTCTTTTATcgataacaatttttctgcattgaaaattaactttcGTGGTGTGGGAAAATCTACCGGAACTTTTGATAAGGGTATAGGAGAATTAACTGACGCTGCGGTAGCCATTGATTGGCTTCAGGAACATAATCCTAGCAATGTTCCAATTTGGATCGCTGGTTTTTCTTTTGGAGCATGGGTGGCTATGCAGCTAACAATGCGCCGCCCTGAGATAGTGGGTTTTATTGCTCTTTCTCTTCCGGTAACTAAGTacgatttttcttttctttctccCTGTCCAGTTTCTGGGCTTATAATACAAAGCAGTAATGATACAATCTCAGAAGAAAGCGATGTAACAGAATTAGCAAAAAGGTTGATAAATTCAGTAAGAAGTGATCACATGAAATACCATATAATAGATGATACTAATCACTTTCTAAAGGATAAAGAAGAGGAAGTGACTCAAATCGTGGACAATTATATAAAACTGCGCTTGAAT contains the following coding sequences:
- the LOC136412452 gene encoding phosphomannomutase-like, with the protein product MDNTIIRKYDIRGIIGKDLQINDGYEIGRKFGQTVANVCVGYDSRIDSPGIERELIRGLTLSGANVIRVGLCSSPMLYAATQITQADLGIIITASHNPSEYNGFKFFSNKKVFSDQEIKEIISSPIKNSTRIGSLININIYSEYIRILKSAVKNNTTQKLKIAWDCGNSPASGIIRYIEKILPGHTHIVTNNSIDGTFPLHDPDPIEEKNLAQLIDVVKEYGCDLGIALDGDSDRVRLIDNKGNVVSNDHLFIIFAREVLEEYPESKVIANVKMSMKVHDFVSKLGGQVITCATGHSLVKKKMVEEEAKFAGELSGHFFFSELSFDDGLYSAVKAVDILLKKNQSLSQVIEDLPKLYITHEVKIVVKDEKKFQIIESIKKTLEKQNIVFSDLDGVKVTDNKGWWLLRVSNTQNCITARCEGETLEGFELTKKVLFHYIDEARSLNCSYSQK
- the LOC136412453 gene encoding myosin heavy chain, clone 203-like, translated to MPWENENVFIAESQSLDVDEQKKNDILSVIESCNDLQDFIKKLKEENLIWYFIGPLRKNENITGQINLKWEKEFQKFEQSIDAMHKELKSSLPGQNFLVYPTKDNDFKIRFENEEKPIEISNILRTSSEGKVYNISLGKDSQITASKKNGNERHYDFTGSSSCEMTINWQAKDSEGNSIDCSMTVKLDSGGIQSVIGEPKFGGITSSEEVLKLVGQNKEVFINRKTLYQAFTDIGQDMDSLEPTQDLSSQLPTPSSSGYSSPSTPSSRRSSSSVESEIGDEESEITDEYIDDDYDEQEIHKDYKKKYKQEGLKGVDEAINEINKLAEQRDNLSLERDSLRDKVNEQQRVIFERDQRIKEQDASIKSLIEKLEKLEELNQKIEKEGDTQISELSEEKQTGEEEAERLKAELKRMTQELAWKNQNIEQLTQKIEKELQDKNDVIESLNDKLKDKEDEVQSVNGINKELQKKLKQSEANLTVLEKKSANLENDLKKIVEGLKDDHKKQLAEQLMETKKENNTLAETASQLSKELNELQREKEDLEREIRQLEPGRSLADELSEENTKREIEKLQYQLKEKEGMLTCTQEELASVKESLEQLQNILQQEKGQATQTEVEYESRGTSMQQQDQGIQAVNVIV
- the LOC136412454 gene encoding cysteine desulfurase IscS-like is translated as MSPFSLENSGCVYADYNATAPISENVKKSIFEVLLKQTLNPSSLHKRGQEARKILQDARDNVRGAIGVSSDKEIVFTSGATEANNLVMRGIAGYLHIISAIEHPSILNSACNPYIIPVNQEGIVDFLELEKILSELKGNKAIVSVMMANNETGVIQPIEEIAKIVHKFGAICHTDTAQSVGKIKVNMEDLGVDLLTLSAHKFGGVAGSGVLIFNKELAIEPIIIGGGQEKGFRGGTENIVAIAGLSAALQNIPDLLSKMDEVKELRDQLECELLNLASDIRIFGKNSKRLPNTSFIYMPGVKSDVQLMHFDLNYIAVSNGSACSSGKVEPSHVLLAMGATKEQAECSIRISIGPETKPQDIKKIVDCWYNIYKQNTLV
- the LOC136412455 gene encoding uncharacterized protein RP471-like, whose protein sequence is MVEVFLNNATRKIEGEYHQSKDANVPVVLVLHHHPQYGGNMDSKIVHSTYTSFIDNNFSALKINFRGVGKSTGTFDKGIGELTDAAVAIDWLQEHNPSNVPIWIAGFSFGAWVAMQLTMRRPEIVGFIALSLPVTKYDFSFLSPCPVSGLIIQSSNDTISEESDVTELAKRLINSVRSDHMKYHIIDDTNHFLKDKEEEVTQIVDNYIKLRLNSATISSQKVKKEVRVKEYA